Proteins from a genomic interval of Pelagicoccus enzymogenes:
- a CDS encoding glycosyltransferase family 4 protein, which translates to MEIAASAPILILTHEFAPTKGGIATFTEEMARAAVKLGRFVEVWAPKANRIDDDEFPFSIRRLELKGSQDLSCQARLAMQMIRERRRLRNAIVYLCEPGPVLAMCYLQFFKTFKPGKLILTFHGSEIQTFAANPGKRMAVNALIKRADRISTPSEFTHGLLKRNFPEAKRKTFLTPCALRSDFAEIENRQNRSSKKVHILTVGRLHPRKGQTFILNALSQLPRQLRRQVTFWVVGTGKKHGYESELRELAAKMDFGVTFFGDVSNEELEDLYARADIFSMTSVNFRKSVEGFGLVYLEAAAHGLPIVAHRIGGVAEAVSHGENGILVEPGNQAELTEAFAQLIQNRELRQKMGRNGKKWARRNTWLQSADLLFNRWDITIDPTLEEAEEAIELCS; encoded by the coding sequence ATGGAAATCGCCGCCAGCGCCCCGATTCTGATACTCACCCACGAGTTCGCCCCCACCAAAGGCGGGATCGCTACCTTCACCGAAGAAATGGCGCGGGCCGCAGTCAAACTCGGGCGCTTCGTCGAAGTGTGGGCTCCCAAAGCCAATCGAATCGACGACGACGAATTTCCGTTCTCCATCAGGCGACTCGAACTCAAAGGCAGCCAAGACCTGAGCTGCCAAGCTCGCCTCGCCATGCAAATGATTCGCGAACGGCGGCGCCTACGCAACGCCATCGTCTACCTCTGCGAGCCCGGACCCGTGCTCGCCATGTGCTACCTGCAATTCTTCAAAACCTTCAAGCCAGGCAAGCTCATCCTCACCTTCCACGGTTCCGAGATCCAAACCTTCGCCGCAAACCCGGGTAAACGCATGGCCGTAAACGCCCTCATCAAACGAGCCGACCGCATCAGCACCCCCTCCGAATTCACCCACGGCCTGCTCAAGCGAAACTTCCCCGAAGCCAAGCGAAAGACCTTCCTAACCCCCTGCGCCCTGCGCTCCGACTTCGCCGAAATCGAAAACCGCCAAAATCGCAGCTCCAAAAAAGTCCATATCCTCACCGTCGGACGCCTCCACCCCCGAAAAGGCCAAACCTTCATCCTCAACGCCCTCTCCCAGCTTCCTCGCCAGCTTCGCCGCCAAGTTACGTTCTGGGTCGTCGGAACCGGCAAGAAGCACGGCTACGAAAGCGAACTCCGCGAACTCGCCGCCAAGATGGACTTCGGCGTCACCTTCTTCGGCGACGTGTCCAACGAGGAACTGGAAGACCTCTACGCTCGTGCCGACATCTTTTCCATGACCAGCGTCAACTTCCGCAAGAGCGTGGAAGGCTTCGGCTTGGTCTACCTCGAAGCTGCCGCCCACGGACTCCCCATCGTCGCCCACCGGATCGGAGGCGTCGCCGAGGCCGTTTCCCACGGCGAGAACGGCATCCTCGTCGAGCCGGGCAACCAAGCCGAGCTCACCGAGGCCTTCGCCCAGCTCATCCAAAATCGCGAGCTCCGCCAAAAAATGGGCCGCAACGGCAAGAAATGGGCCCGCCGCAACACCTGGCTCCAATCTGCCGACCTGCTCTTCAACCGCTGGGACATCACTATCGATCCCACCCTCGAGGAGGCCGAAGAGGCCATCGAACTCTGCTCGTAG
- a CDS encoding acyl-CoA thioesterase, translating to MSRDSIQHSIPSMIESVTTIQVRYAETDMMGIVYHANYLPWMEIGRTELLRENGLPYKEIEARGLMLPVLDVSVQYKRPAKYDDTITIHTRIAEKPFLKIKIAYELTRGDELIATGSTTHAFMTPDGRPTKPPAFFREALESKL from the coding sequence TTGTCACGCGATTCAATCCAGCATTCCATTCCAAGCATGATCGAAAGCGTCACCACGATCCAAGTACGCTACGCGGAAACCGACATGATGGGCATCGTCTATCACGCCAACTACCTGCCATGGATGGAAATCGGGCGCACCGAGCTGCTGCGCGAAAACGGACTTCCCTACAAAGAAATCGAGGCCCGCGGTCTCATGCTCCCAGTGCTCGACGTCAGCGTGCAATACAAACGCCCCGCCAAGTACGACGACACGATCACCATCCACACCCGCATCGCCGAAAAGCCCTTCCTCAAGATCAAGATCGCCTACGAGCTCACGCGCGGCGACGAGCTCATCGCCACCGGCAGCACCACCCACGCTTTCATGACCCCCGACGGACGCCCCACCAAACCGCCCGCCTTCTTCCGCGAAGCCCTCGAAAGCAAACTCTAG